DNA from Brassica napus cultivar Da-Ae chromosome C4, Da-Ae, whole genome shotgun sequence:
tAATAACATGTACATTTAAGTATTAgtattaaaaaagttaaaaataccTAAGATTTTTCTTATGAGAAAATTGTAATAGGAAAAgttacaaaagaatattctttaaGTTTTGTAcgtaaagaaaaacatttagacAAGATagcaatgttctaaaaaaaagaaaaaaaagttcatacaaaataaaaatcctacatataataaaatgttaaagtcaataagttaaaataaaattaattttataataatataaatacaagaaATGCAATTACTCATTCTAACAAATTACTCATTTTaataagtataatataaatattttagtgttAAAAATGGATGACGAATATTTATATATCGGGttgagaaattaaaaattaagattacTTATATAACGGGTTggaaatttaaatatagttattatttatgacCAAAAACCTATCAaaatatctcaaatattattttcgcatatatattttagtttatggaaaacacacacataaactaaaaataaactaacaaaatatattttaattataatgcgtaatgtcataataaaaaatacataatacgtgaaaaaaataatatatattatattatttatagaaaacaaaactatatttctaacaaatgaaaaaatggtttctctttttttactAGGAACCCAAATGTTGTAAATAATTGTTTCCAACGTCTATCAAACCCGACCAATGAAAGACTACTAGCATTTCCTTTACCACTAGCCAACTCGATATcggttataataaaaatgatatctgtcaaatgaaaacaaatattagcgtgatatttacatttacagttatataaatcattttacttttactattaCTGAAATTATGTAACAgcaatatatgtattatgtgatgtatttttgtcaccattttattatcttttttatagattatataatagtatcaaaaatatttagttacattacattaaaaaaaacactagcTCTAGTGTATTATTATATCCCTAGATATGCATCTAGAATCAATTTATGTCTCAAACTCttcaattataatttataagtaGTTGAACATCcattatcttatatataatatGCATTCTTGCCACTTTAAGGGACAATAGTGGCTACTTTACTTAGTTGTGTGGAAGGTTATGTGCAATTCGTATCTTAAATTTAATTAGGTTAATTAGATAGATTCAACTGTAATATACTAGGTCCCATATTAATCTATGATGAGAACtgatatgaattattattatgaatattttcatttcaaactaaTCAGAAAAAGTTTAATGATTCCATCCCTAAGACATCTTGATTTACATCGTTTTTAATGGAGGTtctttccattatttttaaactaaaaattcaatacatatctaaaaacgTGTCTCGCGCTTACTTGTCTATATTAGTTTGGAAATATTGGGTTTTGAGTCCTAAAGTGACTAGTTTTATATCGGTATATCCTATGCTGCTGGATACATATCAACTTTAACAAACAATTAAGAGACCAAGTGTATATTGAACTCATCATAGTAGGCTATGCATTTTGATAAATCATCTTATAAATAAGGCTCCATAtctttagttttattatttatgttgatGAAATACATAAACCCTATTATGTAAAAGATGAAATTCTGATTTGCATTATCACCTTAATATGAATAACGATCACTTAGACATATTAATATTATAGTTATGTGACTAAAAATTAGCATCTCTgcgtataaaattttaaagttattaagaaaataaataaattgaaaatgtaAATACAGATGAAAAGGTTCACTTTTGTGTCATGCGAATGTGGATGTAAATGCATCGGAGAAACGTGTCGATAACTCATGGTTTAGTTACAGTATCAACTATCAAATATAATACGTCTTTGCGATTGGGGAACTATATGCTACACAAATTCCCTCTGACACAGTCCGGCAGATTATCCGACTTTTTGACGTAAAATATCATTcgaaaatctaattaaatagCTTTCAGCTTtataatttagcaaaaaaaaaatgattcacATACCGAATTCGAGCTGAACCATGCATATTGTCGGGCGTCTATCTCCACGTCATTTTCTATCTTTTTActatttgttttgatatataaattcgTATCATAATTGTTCGATAATCATTGATTTTCAAAGCCGTAACGATTACCAATTTATCATATCTCTCGGGGGAAGCAAAAAATTAATGTTCACTCAGTGCGCATTTAGTCACTATTCATATCAAAACTATAGATTATAGGATTTTACTCGAATATAATTGTATACTAGACTAATATAATTGTAAATTAGAGAATTCCAGTACATCTGATATAATGAACTATCCAATAATCCAAACGTCAAAAATGTTGGGACTATATATCTACATAGAAACTTGTGTGTCTATATATgtgtaaacataaatattaaactcaagataatatatgttttaggGTGGGTTTAAAAGAAACGCATGATCTGATAGAACATTAaggaagaaaaataaagaaagtggATGTGGGTCAAAAGTGTGGGTGCGTTTTTGGTAATaaagagaaatgagaaatgAGAAATGAGAGAGGGCAACAAATCCAAATGGTCATCTAATCACCCTCCAGCAATTTCATTTCCACACACAACCTTTGGGTCTACACAAAGTTATTgtcttttgattttctttttcttgatgaaaatgGCAGAGTATTTGAGCAATTTGGCAATCTTATTGGCTTGGGGtcgtctcttaaatatatcagaAATATATTTCACTAGTTGTAGTCCaagtcttgttttgttttttttttaatctttctttggtgATGTTTATCAAATGTATATTGTGAAAATTTGGATTTTCCGaatgttatttttattgttattaacGGGCTTTTTTATATTAATGACTGAGCCgacaaagagagaaagaaaaagatggTAACAATTCAAGAAAGGAACGTAAAATGTTTTGGTCAAAGAATCTTTTTCAATAAGACATCAATTCTGAATCTCTTTTGTCATGTCCAATAATGTAACCAATCGTTTGTTACAGAAAAATATAACAAGAATAATGTAACCAATCATATCAAGCTTTATAAGTTTAATTGAATATAATATCAATGAACTTTTAATATAAGAATGTTAATTACTGAATTTAGAAATATATCAAACTAACTTTCACATATATGTGATATTTTCTTCCTTTTGATTGAGGACatgttaataataatattatcaaaccaggtttaaatatatataacatgttaAAAAGTGTAAATCTCCAGAGAAAAAATTATCTTTCATGGATACTAAACTAAGAAGATTATGTTCCCATGCTAAGTATATGTTTCCACCTGCATCAGAGACTTCTTCTGTAGAAGAGCACATAAGCAGCACCTGACTTCAGATCATCCTCATTTATATGTGATATATGACTGTCATCAAAAgaatttttaacgttaaaacccctcatctaagtttgttttgggtaaaaactctcaaactaagtatttaataaaaaaatcctCAAACTAacgttatttaatgaattaaatccTACCAGGTCATAATTATCATTTCTACTGGTAAATCTTTAATTTAGaggtttctacattaagtaaacatagttgaggggttttaccattaaaaatattttttaaaaaatcaaaattttataatattatttaaaaattagtaactttttttgacaacataagCGAGAACTAAGTAACTGGACCGCGCGATTCAGAAAGCCAAACCGAAAGTATTGAATCGACATATAACATAGCTGAATGAGAACTCCACGCACCACTTGCAAGTTTGTCCGCCATAGTATTTTGTGCTCTTGGAATATGTCTGATCTGGAAGTTAGGGAAGAAAGTCTTACTACgtctaaattctttatataatttttgttatatttttttggtttttacatttttaatttatacatatataatgttgatgttaaaacacatcaaactcatatatttacaaaaaaaaaattaaaaaggctaattttgaaaatttaagttactaatttttagataatattataaaattgatttttttttatttttaatggtaaaacccctcaactatgtttacttaatgtataAACCTCTcaactaaagatttaccggtagtaTTGGTAATTATGACCTGTTAGGGTTTacttcattaaataaaattagtttggaAGCTTTtacgttaaatacttagtttgaggtTTTTTGCCCAAAAcaaacatagttgaggggttttaccgTTAAAAGTCCTCATCAAAACTATACCAACTATTCTCCTCCAAAAGCTGCAgacaaaatcaaaaccaaagtaAGAACCTCAGAAGCAGAGGAACATAATCAAACCATTTGGAGAACTATAAAGCTGACCTTGATATGTGGGGTGTAGTGTCCGCTTCGCATACCACCGTAATGGTTGGTCAAAGCATAGAGCTCATAGAGTTGTGGTTGAGAGAGATTTTTGTTGGCTACATACTTTGTCAAATCCAAGTCATGAATTGGAAAGTTCACGAATGTTTCCAACTTGTGCTTCATGGATCTGCTGTATGAGAATCTCTAATGATCTAAACCTTGTTGCTTATATCTAAATATCTAATCATAGAAGATCAAGACAGTAACTCTGATAAAGATAACCTTAAAGCCAAGCAACAAGTGGAGAATAGCGAGCGTGGAACACCTCTTGAGTGATGAGATAAAACGTATCACCCTCTTTGCTCTGTTAGACTCAGCAGCAATAGCAATGTCTCTTATGCAAACTCGCTCCTCCTCGGGAGATAGCGTGGAAGCAGGGCTGGCGGCCCTTGGGTCAAGCAAAAGAAGCAATTGCTTCCAGCCGACATATTTATCATTAGAATTCGGTCACATTTTTTTCCAAAAGTTGCCTTAGTCTAGTGGTATAACATTAAgttctatgtctagatgaaagGCAAACCCGGTTTAGATTCTCATAAGttgccaatttttttttttttttgcttctagtCACCTAAACTCTAGGATCGGCTCTGCGTGGAAGTTAGCTAATAGGTGAACACCTCTTTCGCTAGAAGGCTTGGTATCTTagattagtatatttttaacatatttttttattttcttttacaaCAATTATGAATTAATTATTTCTCTGAGGAAAAAGGTAATAcagtaaaacctctataaattaataatgttgggattaCACcgaaactataatttttttattaatttatagagatattaatttatcgatatactaattgaaccaaaaactcaatttgagactataaaattatattattttatagaaatttttagtgtatataattaatttatagagtattaatttaaagaagtTATACTGTAATTAACTTTCATTCGACGTAATTAACACTTTAGGAAagaaacattttatttgatttatcatCGATGCGTTAAAATGACTAGGCCACCGTTTATTAGTTACTAATCTGAAAATATTTcatgataataaataaataaatatactattcttgATTAGTATTTCTTTAATTTAAACGGACATGGAAACTCAGCTCATCTCTGAcaaaaacaaaggaaacaaatctCTCCGTTGAGCTCAGGTAAGAGTACAACTCACATGTATCTGTTTCTTCTAGGCttccttctgcttcttgctctagATGTCATTCTTATGTACTCCTTCTCACTACCTTTTCGATTTAGCTTCTATCGATATATATGTTCCATCTTTGTACAATTCAAGACACTGATATGTTTCTTCGTGTCTAGTTTTAAAGCTCTGAGGTAAGATGAAAGAGAAGGGACATTACGTGCCTCCTTCTTACACTCCGTTAATTAAGTCAGAGGATGCTGATGCAGAAGTATCCACCACACCGAATCTAGAAGGTGCTGATTCTGGAGGCACAAAGGGTGATCCCATACAGTGGTCGTCTGGTATATGCGCTTGCTTTGACGACACACAGAGCTGTATGCTACTACTCTCTGTCCTCCAAACCTTGATTTTACTACAAGAACCAAACTTACTGCGGTTTGTTTACGGATGCACAGGTTTTATAGGTTTGTTCTGTCCATGTTATGTCTTTGCCAAAAACGCAGAGTTCTTGGGGTCTGGAACATTTGCAGGACCCTGCTTAACCCATTGCATTTCGTGGTCGTTAGTCAACACCATCTACTGCTTTGCAACCAGTGGCTTATTACTAAGTCTACCTGGATGCTTTGTGTCATGTTATACTTACGGTTACCGCAGATCGCTAAGAGCCAAGTACAATCTAGAGGTAGAATGTGGTTCAGATAGTAAACATGTGCAGACATCATATCTTTGTTAGTTACTAACGTTTCTTTGATGCAGGAGGCTCCTTGTGGTGACTTTGCAACACACTTCTTCTGTCACTTGTGCGCCATTTGCCAAGAGTACAGAGAGATCCGAGAACGTGGCTCGAGTTCTCCCGACACGAAGATGGCTATTACCGATGCCCCTTTGCCTCAAACCATGGAATCAGCTAACTGATCACTTTAGTCTCGTTAGATGGAGATACATGTTTCTTGTCATCTAATGTATTTGAGAAGTTTGATGAGTAAAGTATAACTTTCTAGGTTCTATATAAGTTTATGAGAAGTATATAAGAAAAAGCTACAGAACTCGATTCTACATCTGGAAACAAAAACGGTAATAGCTACGGATACTACTTGATTCCATAGAGCAGGCAGCTTGTTTATTCTTCTACATACACAGCTGATGGATAGAAGAAGTCTTTTAAGTGGTCACAAGATGAGGAGCTCCTGATCGAGGTAGGACACAAGAGTAGGTAACATACTTTGCACTGTCCACAAGCACGACAACAAAAACTCGGGACAGTGATTTTGGTCCACCAATCATCCCATCGATATCTCCATCACCACCTTCTCTAGGATCAACGAGCACTGACACAACCATTGATGAAGCGGGCTTGATTTCTTTGCTAGAGCTGTTTCTTTGGTGCTCTTTGGTGAAGTTGAAGTCTGATCCCGGGAGTGGAATGGGGAGGCCACGAAGGGTTCTTCTGTTCTTTCTCCTGTGCGTGTCTGTGGCGTTCTTACTGTGTTCAGCAGAGACGTTGGCTGCTGGAGATGCAGGTATGATGGCTCCGGAGGTTGATGAGACATCGAACTGAAACACTTCAGTGCACATCCCTGAGCTAAACATTGGCCCTGCAATTGAGtcatataacaaaaaaacagaTTACTTTAGTCACTTGATCTTGTTACTCACTAGTACTTTTACTATCTAGCATCTAAATGGATTACGTTATGCATCTACTCTTAACCAGAGATTAACTGAAGGTTGTTTGAGTGTCAAGAACAAAGATATGATAAGGACTAGTATGCCTAAAATGTGTCTTCCTACATAATCAAGGGAAGGGAACAGAGAGTAGAATCAGAAACCCATCATTACCTGCAACACCTTCACGAAACCATTGCTGCATTTCACCATTAGCTGCTTTCGTTTTGATCTGATCTTTCAGAGTATCAGCAGCGCCAGAGGATAAAGCTCTCTGCTTTTGAGCCCTGGATCTATAGAGATGCTTAGCCATATCCTCGACCTTCCCCACCTCAGGCAGAGGCAGTGCAGGGTGATAATCTTTAGTAACCACCGCCGGGTCAGCAGCTTTCCTCTCACTCGATTCAGAAGCCTTACGTGAAGCCACCGCTTTCTCACTAGCCAATATAGAATTAATAATCAAATTCCCATCAATCTTCACAAGCTTGTCATTCCTCGGAACAAAGAGCGATGCAACCAGAGGCTCGCTACCGTTCCCAGGAGGTGCAGATATATTAGAAACCCCAGAACCAGCACAACTACTACGAGATGTATCCAAAACCCTATTCCTATGCTGCTGGCTATAAATCTGATCAGTAACGTAATTAGACCTATAGTTCCCATAAAAAGCACCACTAATCCCACCGTAATTAACGTTCACAACTGGAGCCAAAgcaccaaacaaaaacagacaaAACACAAGGCCCAAAACACTAATACTCGCAACCTTCTTGGTTTTGGTCTCACTCTTCTTACTCTTCCCCTTGGACGATCCCATAGGATTCTGAGGCTTCAACCTAGGAATAGGAATCAAAGGCACTTGAGACCCCTGCTGCTTCATCATATAAGGAGGACAAGGCATCCACGGGTAAGCCATTGGCGCCATCGGAGGATACATTCCCATCGGAGGCGGAGGACACATCCCACTCCCACCTAGCTGCTGCCTTAAAGTCGCATTCTCAGCCATGAAAAACGATATCTTCCCGTTGAGGTCGGTGATAGTGGAATGCATATGCCTAACCTTCTCCTCAAGCTCCTCAACGTAATGCTTCTTCCTCTGCCTCGAAAGCTGCGCGCTTTCTCGGTTTCTAACGAGCCTCGCCTTCTTCTTCTCGTCTTCTTCGCCTGTGACGGCGCTCTCCTCTCCCGATCTCCTGTACTTACTGCTTCTCGACTCGTCGCTCATATCCTCCTCGATCTCCTCCTTCTTCCTCTTGGTCACAGACGTCGTCGTCGCCTCCACCTTCACCTTCTGATCCACCACGGTAGTGCCTTCGGAGACGTCGGAGCCGCAATTACCCGACCCCTGAGACGACAACGGAGTAGCGCTCTTACTCTTATCGGCGTCTTTGGGGAGGCAATCGCCGGAGCCTTCCGACTCCGGCGTGAAATCTCCGAACTGCTCTTGGTTACCGGGGATGAGGAACGTCTCGTTCTCGGCGGGAAGGTAGACATCCTCCATGCCGTCGAAAGTGAGCTCGAAATCGCCGTCGATCGGGAACCCTAGATCGGACATTAGCTCGCCGATCGGGGTCTGATGGTGAAATTGGTCGTCGAAGGGAGGGATTGAGAACGAATCGGAGGAGGGCGGCGGCGGCTCCTCGGTGATTGATTGAgacatttagggtttagggtttgtgaATTGGGGATTTGGAGACGGAGAGATTTATGCGGTGAGAGTTCACGGGAAGAGGACGGGGGTTTAAAGAACAAAAGGATGAagctttttgttttctcttcagTCTCCCGCGCGTGGCTCACGCTCCGGAATCGCACTCGCTTAGCTAGCTACTAGTGGTGATGGATGGAAACAGTATCCACATTACATCtcgttctatatatatatatatactaggtgttaaattatatttaaaataaaatttattaaaagttaGCTACTAGTggtgataaattttttaaaagttaaattatatttaaaataaaatttattaatattatatattttattatttttgactaatatttaatataaagttgattatttaagcataaaattaagaaaataataattttgtttattttaaattacatttaatagtatatatgtaatatatttaaaattcgaatcttagataaaatttttatctatttattttggttaaatctataaaatcaacttgtataaaattactaaaaatcatataaaaattgtatagttattaaaaaattataactaaacaatatttataaaatttgtagatatctaaaagaaactaatgaaattacgattaacaatttattaatttttttaaaaagatgtagaaaattttgaaaatattagtgatacaaattgtataattataaaaaaacaattaaataatgtattttaaaatttataatgcatatttcaatatatttattttagtgatgatttatgaattattaccatattttaagaagtttaacaaaaatataaatcaacattaaatgtaatgtattagttattgtcatattctataaaatgtacaaaaaatatatgtcaGTAATAAATGTGATTCTCCTTGTCATATTAACtataagccatgtcatcaatcttgttagccatgtcatcattttttttgtaaaaatggtTGTAGATAGGACATGtggcaaatat
Protein-coding regions in this window:
- the LOC106396604 gene encoding protein PLANT CADMIUM RESISTANCE 10: MKEKGHYVPPSYTPLIKSEDADAEVSTTPNLEGADSGGTKGDPIQWSSGICACFDDTQSCFIGLFCPCYVFAKNAEFLGSGTFAGPCLTHCISWSLVNTIYCFATSGLLLSLPGCFVSCYTYGYRRSLRAKYNLEEAPCGDFATHFFCHLCAICQEYREIRERGSSSPDTKMAITDAPLPQTMESAN
- the LOC106396603 gene encoding bZIP transcription factor 17-like, producing the protein MSQSITEEPPPPSSDSFSIPPFDDQFHHQTPIGELMSDLGFPIDGDFELTFDGMEDVYLPAENETFLIPGNQEQFGDFTPESEGSGDCLPKDADKSKSATPLSSQGSGNCGSDVSEGTTVVDQKVKVEATTTSVTKRKKEEIEEDMSDESRSSKYRRSGEESAVTGEEDEKKKARLVRNRESAQLSRQRKKHYVEELEEKVRHMHSTITDLNGKISFFMAENATLRQQLGGSGMCPPPPMGMYPPMAPMAYPWMPCPPYMMKQQGSQVPLIPIPRLKPQNPMGSSKGKSKKSETKTKKVASISVLGLVFCLFLFGALAPVVNVNYGGISGAFYGNYRSNYVTDQIYSQQHRNRVLDTSRSSCAGSGVSNISAPPGNGSEPLVASLFVPRNDKLVKIDGNLIINSILASEKAVASRKASESSERKAADPAVVTKDYHPALPLPEVGKVEDMAKHLYRSRAQKQRALSSGAADTLKDQIKTKAANGEMQQWFREGVAGPMFSSGMCTEVFQFDVSSTSGAIIPASPAANVSAEHSKNATDTHRRKNRRTLRGLPIPLPGSDFNFTKEHQRNSSSKEIKPASSMVVSVLVDPREGGDGDIDGMIGGPKSLSRVFVVVLVDSAKYVTYSCVLPRSGAPHLVTT